A genomic region of Leptotrichia hofstadii contains the following coding sequences:
- a CDS encoding winged helix-turn-helix transcriptional regulator — translation MEEKIYTCPLELTQKILSKKWTVIILWLLRHGKVRTKDFKNQIKGSNEKMIIEHLNYLIKEKLIEKREYNVYPKKTEYILSEKGKDLLPILELMQSYGEKYYIK, via the coding sequence ATGGAAGAAAAAATTTACACTTGTCCGCTGGAACTAACTCAAAAAATATTATCAAAAAAATGGACAGTCATCATATTATGGCTTTTAAGACACGGAAAAGTCAGAACAAAAGATTTCAAAAATCAAATAAAAGGCAGCAACGAAAAAATGATTATTGAGCATTTAAACTATTTAATCAAAGAAAAACTTATAGAAAAACGGGAATACAATGTTTACCCAAAAAAGACAGAATATATCCTCTCAGAAAAAGGAAAAGATTTATTGCCTATTTTGGAACTTATGCAAAGTTATGGAGAAAAATATTATATTAAATAA
- a CDS encoding MATE family efflux transporter, with product MKDLTKGNELKTIIYFSLPILIGNLFQQIYNISDTIIVGNFLGKESLAAVGSSYQINVLIIAVSIGISLGTSILISQYFGAKDMENLKITANTGFIFSIVLSLIVTTLGFLLSNNILILINVLQKLLLKANIYLKIIFIGVVPTFGYNSLTNTLKGVGDSKTPTYILITSVILNIILDIFFVAVLNSGVAGVAIATVISQFISFFLCLFYIKFKYPNLIFKKYYFNLNFNILKEILIIGMPAMLQQVLISLGFIVIQILVNGFGTDCIAAFISASRIDSFAELPSINLGQALMTFTAQNYGAKKMDRIIKGGKDSLILGISFSIIISIIIFIFPAFFISIFNRNPEVIFIGNQYLRIISAFYVIFCTMQILNGLLLGYGKSLVPLIASITSFCMFQVPLAILLSKTSLGYNGIWIAAPIGWTAGLLIRVWYFIKISKKI from the coding sequence ATGAAAGACTTAACAAAAGGAAATGAACTGAAAACAATAATTTATTTTTCTTTGCCAATTTTAATAGGAAATTTATTTCAGCAGATTTACAATATTTCAGACACAATCATTGTGGGAAATTTTTTAGGAAAGGAAAGCCTTGCGGCTGTAGGCTCAAGTTATCAAATTAATGTACTTATAATAGCTGTTTCGATAGGTATTTCATTAGGGACAAGCATTCTAATTTCCCAATATTTTGGTGCAAAAGATATGGAAAATTTGAAAATCACGGCAAATACAGGATTTATTTTTTCCATAGTTTTATCTCTTATTGTTACAACATTAGGTTTTTTACTGTCAAATAATATTTTAATTTTAATTAATGTTCTGCAAAAATTGTTACTGAAGGCAAATATCTATTTAAAAATTATTTTTATTGGAGTTGTCCCAACTTTTGGCTACAATTCTCTTACAAATACGTTAAAAGGTGTAGGTGATTCAAAAACACCGACTTACATCTTAATTACTTCCGTAATTTTAAATATTATTTTAGATATATTTTTTGTAGCAGTACTAAACTCTGGAGTTGCAGGAGTGGCAATTGCAACAGTTATTTCACAGTTTATTTCCTTTTTTCTTTGCTTATTTTACATAAAATTTAAATATCCAAATTTAATTTTTAAAAAATATTATTTCAACTTAAATTTTAATATTTTAAAAGAAATACTGATTATTGGAATGCCAGCAATGTTACAGCAAGTTTTAATCAGCCTAGGATTTATTGTCATTCAAATTCTTGTAAATGGATTTGGAACAGACTGTATTGCAGCTTTTATTTCTGCTTCCCGAATTGATTCCTTCGCAGAATTGCCATCCATAAATTTAGGACAGGCGTTGATGACTTTTACAGCCCAAAATTATGGAGCCAAAAAAATGGATAGAATAATTAAAGGTGGAAAAGATAGCCTAATTTTAGGAATCTCATTTTCCATCATAATCTCAATTATTATTTTTATTTTTCCAGCATTCTTTATTTCAATATTTAACCGAAATCCCGAAGTGATTTTTATAGGAAATCAATATTTACGTATAATTTCAGCATTTTACGTAATTTTCTGCACAATGCAAATACTAAATGGATTGCTACTAGGCTACGGAAAATCCTTAGTTCCACTAATAGCCTCTATTACTTCATTTTGTATGTTTCAAGTGCCTCTAGCCATTTTACTTTCCAAAACATCGTTAGGCTATAACGGAATTTGGATTGCCGCACCGATAGGCTGGACAGCAGGACTGCTAATTCGAGTGTGGTATTTTATAAAAATTTCTAAAAAAATATAG
- a CDS encoding glutamine synthetase III family protein, which produces MENAMKSFGENVFRDSNLKKRVSKAVFKEFKASQLGETELSKETAEVIANAIKDWATKRGATHYCHWFQPLNDLTAEKHDSFLEPTENEELIYKFSGKNLIKGESDASSFPNGGLRSTFEARGYTIWDTSSYPFIRENKNGVTLYIPTAFISFTGEALDKKVPLLRSMKYISGQALRVLRAFGNKTSNHVFNTLGVEQEYFLVKKDMFEARDDLLLTGRTLFGASAPKGQELSDHYYGKIKEKVINFMSDVDVELWKLGIPSKTRHNEVAPNQFEVAPLFSVANLASDQNQIIMETIEKTALRHDLVALLHEKPFAGVNGSGKHNNWSLGTDDGKNLFSPGKDMKSNTQFLIFVAAVIEAVDRYYPMLRYATATATNDHRLGGHEAPPAIISVFLGDELTTILSNIAYKKDAPVSESSKVNLSVDVLPAFSMDAGDRNRTSPFAFTGNKFEFRMPGSSSTPATSAAVINAMVGKVLSEYADKLEKATEKSFPKVANDIIANAYKKHHRIIFNGNGYSEEWAKEAKKRGLTNEVASNTALRKMIDKDVLELTQEIGMLSEQESVARYNAYADRYVTQLSIESRTLIDIANKNILPSGLKYSNLLADHIEKNSKYGKAFIKEQEEILKDVLANITSLRKEVKSLEKEINRVRNEKDLGKQTDLAKEKLVTGLEALRVPCDNLEKIINKEYWNFPTYTDLLFKL; this is translated from the coding sequence ATGGAAAACGCTATGAAAAGCTTTGGAGAAAATGTCTTTAGGGACAGTAATTTGAAAAAAAGAGTTTCCAAGGCTGTTTTTAAAGAGTTTAAGGCGTCGCAACTGGGGGAAACTGAATTGTCGAAAGAAACTGCTGAAGTTATTGCAAACGCTATTAAGGACTGGGCGACTAAAAGAGGAGCTACTCACTACTGTCACTGGTTTCAGCCATTGAATGACTTGACAGCTGAAAAGCATGATTCATTTTTGGAACCTACTGAAAATGAGGAACTTATTTACAAGTTTTCTGGAAAAAATTTGATAAAAGGCGAATCTGATGCATCTTCATTTCCGAATGGAGGACTTCGTAGCACATTTGAAGCAAGAGGTTACACAATCTGGGATACGAGTTCATATCCATTTATAAGAGAAAATAAAAATGGAGTTACATTGTATATTCCCACAGCCTTTATTTCATTTACTGGTGAAGCGTTGGATAAAAAAGTACCTTTATTAAGATCAATGAAATATATAAGTGGACAAGCATTAAGAGTCTTGCGTGCTTTTGGAAATAAAACTTCTAATCATGTATTTAATACTTTGGGAGTAGAGCAGGAATATTTTCTTGTAAAAAAAGATATGTTTGAAGCAAGAGACGATTTATTGCTTACAGGAAGAACCTTATTCGGAGCTTCTGCACCTAAAGGACAGGAATTAAGCGATCATTATTATGGAAAAATTAAAGAAAAAGTAATAAACTTTATGAGTGATGTTGACGTTGAATTATGGAAATTAGGTATTCCATCAAAAACAAGACATAATGAAGTGGCTCCAAATCAGTTTGAAGTAGCACCATTATTTTCAGTAGCAAACTTGGCATCAGATCAAAATCAGATAATAATGGAAACTATTGAAAAAACAGCGTTAAGACACGATTTAGTAGCATTGCTTCACGAAAAACCGTTTGCAGGGGTAAATGGTTCAGGGAAACATAATAACTGGTCACTGGGAACAGATGATGGCAAAAATCTTTTCAGTCCTGGAAAAGATATGAAATCAAACACACAATTTTTAATTTTTGTAGCCGCGGTAATAGAAGCTGTTGACAGATATTACCCAATGTTGAGATATGCGACTGCAACTGCGACAAATGATCACAGACTTGGGGGACATGAAGCGCCGCCTGCAATTATTTCAGTTTTCTTAGGTGATGAATTGACAACAATTTTAAGCAATATTGCATATAAAAAAGATGCACCTGTGTCAGAATCATCAAAAGTGAATTTGTCAGTTGATGTGTTGCCTGCATTTAGTATGGATGCTGGAGATAGAAACAGAACTTCGCCATTTGCATTCACTGGAAATAAATTTGAATTTAGAATGCCGGGATCAAGTTCGACACCTGCAACTTCTGCGGCTGTAATAAATGCTATGGTAGGAAAAGTGCTGTCTGAATATGCAGATAAACTTGAAAAAGCAACTGAAAAATCATTCCCGAAAGTGGCAAATGACATTATTGCCAATGCGTATAAAAAACATCATAGAATAATTTTTAATGGAAATGGATACAGCGAAGAATGGGCAAAAGAAGCTAAAAAACGTGGACTTACAAACGAAGTGGCTTCAAATACAGCACTTAGAAAAATGATAGACAAAGATGTGCTAGAACTAACTCAGGAAATTGGAATGCTCTCTGAACAGGAATCTGTCGCAAGATACAATGCCTATGCAGACAGATATGTAACACAATTAAGCATAGAATCAAGAACATTAATTGACATTGCAAATAAAAATATCTTGCCATCTGGATTAAAATATTCAAATTTATTAGCTGATCATATTGAAAAAAATTCAAAATACGGGAAAGCGTTCATAAAGGAGCAGGAAGAAATTCTAAAAGATGTGTTAGCAAATATTACAAGCTTGAGAAAAGAAGTAAAATCGCTTGAAAAAGAAATTAATAGAGTAAGAAATGAAAAAGATTTAGGAAAACAGACAGATTTGGCAAAAGAAAAATTGGTAACAGGACTTGAGGCATTAAGAGTACCTTGTGATAATTTGGAAAAAATTATTAATAAGGAATACTGGAATTTCCCAACTTATACTGATTTACTGTTTAAGTTATAA
- a CDS encoding AEC family transporter, which yields MIFLKSLGSIFPIIVMIAIGYILKKRHWFHHTFSENVSKLITNVALPCSIFYSVLKYLNMDALKEVSNRLIFTFASVIIGYVAAFFVIKLVKMREGRRGVFYNAVVNANTIFIGLPLNMALFGEAASKYYLMYYITNTVSIWTLGYMLLAGDSLEGNKDEKSGFNLKKLLSPPLIAFVIAFIVLLSGIKVITPIVETTKYLGSVVTPLALLYIGIVLADAGLHSIRFDLDTNLALLGRFVFSSIVMIVLLKIAGHFVQLNDLEIKTFVIQSAAPVFAALPILVNETNGDIGYSTNVVTTSTILFILVVPILMSILNIIHI from the coding sequence ATGATTTTTTTGAAATCACTGGGAAGTATTTTCCCTATTATTGTTATGATTGCGATTGGATATATTTTGAAAAAAAGGCACTGGTTTCATCACACATTTAGTGAAAATGTGTCAAAACTTATTACAAATGTGGCTTTGCCTTGTTCGATATTCTATTCAGTCTTGAAATATCTAAATATGGATGCTTTGAAGGAAGTGTCAAACCGTTTGATTTTTACATTTGCTTCAGTTATTATCGGATATGTTGCAGCTTTTTTTGTAATAAAATTAGTGAAGATGAGAGAAGGTCGACGTGGAGTCTTTTATAATGCGGTAGTAAATGCAAATACGATATTTATTGGACTTCCATTGAATATGGCACTTTTTGGAGAAGCAGCTTCCAAATATTATTTAATGTATTATATTACAAATACTGTATCAATTTGGACTTTAGGGTATATGCTTTTGGCAGGTGATTCATTAGAAGGCAATAAAGATGAAAAAAGTGGATTTAATCTGAAAAAGTTGTTATCGCCTCCACTTATTGCTTTTGTAATAGCCTTTATTGTACTTTTGTCAGGCATAAAAGTAATAACTCCAATTGTGGAAACTACAAAATATCTTGGAAGCGTTGTAACACCTCTTGCATTACTATATATCGGAATAGTGCTGGCAGATGCAGGGCTTCACAGTATTCGTTTTGATTTGGATACAAATTTGGCTTTGCTTGGAAGATTTGTATTTTCATCAATTGTCATGATTGTGTTGTTGAAAATTGCTGGACATTTTGTGCAGTTAAATGATTTGGAAATAAAAACGTTTGTGATACAGTCGGCAGCGCCAGTATTTGCAGCATTGCCAATTTTAGTTAATGAAACTAATGGAGATATTGGATATTCCACAAATGTAGTTACAACAAGTACAATTTTATTCATATTAGTTGTTCCAATTCTGATGAGCATTCTTAATATAATTCATATATAA